From the Cupriavidus necator N-1 genome, one window contains:
- a CDS encoding amino acid permease codes for MSLFRTKDIDAMLVDRRVCSLKKVLGPVDLVLMGIGAIIGTGIFVLTGTGALTAGPALTVSFVIAAMACGFAALCYAEFASAIPVSGSIYTYSYATLGEIIAWMIGWDLLLEYGLATSAVSVGWSGYFQSLAAGFGLHLPAALTAAPGAVPGVHTLFNLPAFLIMLITTWVVSCGVRESVRLNNLMVAIKISVVVLFIAVGVWHVKPANWQPFAPFGVSGIFNAAALVFFAFIGFDAVTSAAEEVRNPHRDLPVGIIGSLTVCTVLYVIVAAIMTGVVPFAKFAGIDHPVSLVLQYAGQNWVAGFVDLGAILGMTTVILVMTFGQTRVIFAMSRDGLLPAKLSSVHPVHATPFFATWTVGIVFAMIAAFVPLNVLAELINIGTLSAFTLISIAVLVLRRTRPELPRAFRCPGVPVVPLLSVGFCLFLMAHLQALTWIAFLIWLGIGLSIYFRYARRNAVLHGGTR; via the coding sequence ATGAGCTTGTTCCGAACCAAAGACATTGACGCCATGCTGGTGGACAGACGCGTTTGCAGCCTGAAGAAGGTGCTGGGTCCGGTGGACCTCGTGCTGATGGGCATCGGCGCCATCATCGGCACCGGCATCTTCGTGCTGACCGGCACCGGCGCTTTGACCGCCGGCCCGGCGCTGACCGTGTCTTTCGTCATCGCGGCCATGGCCTGCGGCTTCGCCGCGCTGTGCTATGCCGAGTTCGCCTCCGCCATCCCGGTGTCGGGATCGATCTATACCTATAGCTACGCGACTCTGGGCGAGATCATTGCCTGGATGATCGGCTGGGACCTTCTGCTCGAATACGGCCTGGCTACCTCGGCGGTGTCGGTGGGCTGGTCGGGATACTTCCAGTCGCTGGCGGCGGGTTTCGGTCTGCATTTGCCGGCGGCGCTGACGGCGGCTCCGGGGGCTGTGCCGGGCGTGCACACCTTGTTCAACCTGCCGGCCTTCCTAATCATGCTGATCACCACTTGGGTGGTGTCGTGCGGCGTGCGCGAGTCGGTCCGTCTCAACAACCTTATGGTGGCAATCAAGATTTCGGTGGTGGTGCTGTTCATCGCGGTCGGCGTCTGGCATGTCAAGCCGGCCAACTGGCAGCCATTCGCGCCGTTCGGGGTATCCGGCATCTTCAATGCGGCGGCGCTGGTGTTCTTCGCCTTTATCGGCTTCGATGCGGTGACCTCAGCCGCCGAGGAAGTGCGCAATCCGCACCGCGACCTGCCGGTCGGCATCATCGGCTCGCTGACGGTCTGCACAGTGCTATACGTGATAGTCGCGGCCATCATGACTGGCGTCGTTCCCTTCGCCAAGTTCGCCGGCATCGACCATCCCGTGTCGCTGGTGTTGCAGTACGCGGGACAGAACTGGGTGGCTGGCTTTGTCGACCTGGGCGCCATTCTCGGCATGACCACGGTGATCCTGGTAATGACCTTTGGCCAGACTCGCGTCATCTTTGCCATGTCTCGCGACGGCCTGCTGCCCGCCAAGCTGTCGTCGGTCCACCCGGTGCACGCCACCCCATTCTTTGCCACCTGGACCGTCGGCATCGTGTTCGCGATGATCGCCGCATTCGTGCCGCTCAATGTGCTGGCCGAGTTGATCAATATCGGCACGCTCTCCGCCTTCACGCTGATCTCGATCGCGGTGCTGGTGCTGCGCCGGACCCGTCCCGAGCTGCCGAGAGCTTTCCGCTGTCCTGGCGTGCCGGTGGTTCCGCTGCTATCGGTGGGCTTCTGCCTGTTCCTGATGGCGCACCTTCAAGCGCTGACCTGGATCGCTTTCCTCATTTGGCTGGGGATCGGCCTGTCGATCTACTTCCGGTACGCGCGCCGCAACGCGGTGCTGCACGGTGGCACCAGGTAG
- a CDS encoding Leu/Phe/Val dehydrogenase — MEKKLNDRTHAAAAVRLFGTCEGLSHERVTLATDPESGLQAIIAIYNTRLGPAFGGCRYWAYPAEVDALSDALRLSQGMAYKNALAGLPFGGGKAVILRSPAQTDRQQLFRAFGRMVESLQGSYITAEDVGTTVDDMRAVQAETRYVSGMPRDGGFGGNPSPWTAYGVFVGIEAAALYRLDRKSLAGLSVAVQGLGSVGWELCRRLHEAGATLTVADIDAGRTTQAQQQFGARVVSPEAITAVDADVFAPCALGAVITPAVAESCRFRVVAGGANNQLASLAEGDTLHQRGIFYAPDFLINAGGIVSCAREYLGGVDESALRDEVAGIRERVLRLAQRVESTGQAPARAAVTWAHEVLSRGIGPN, encoded by the coding sequence ATGGAGAAGAAGTTGAACGACCGTACCCACGCGGCGGCCGCTGTCCGCCTTTTCGGCACCTGCGAAGGCCTGTCCCACGAGCGCGTGACGCTCGCGACCGATCCGGAATCCGGCCTGCAGGCCATCATCGCCATCTACAACACCAGACTGGGCCCCGCCTTCGGCGGCTGCCGGTACTGGGCCTATCCCGCCGAAGTCGACGCGCTGTCCGATGCGCTGCGCCTGTCACAGGGCATGGCCTACAAGAACGCCCTCGCCGGGCTGCCGTTCGGTGGCGGCAAGGCGGTGATCCTGCGTTCCCCGGCGCAGACCGACCGCCAGCAACTCTTCCGCGCCTTCGGCCGCATGGTCGAGTCGCTGCAAGGCAGCTATATTACGGCCGAGGACGTCGGCACGACGGTGGACGACATGCGTGCCGTCCAGGCCGAGACCCGCTACGTCAGCGGCATGCCGCGCGACGGCGGCTTCGGCGGCAATCCCTCGCCGTGGACGGCATACGGCGTGTTCGTCGGCATCGAGGCGGCGGCGCTGTATCGCCTGGACCGCAAGTCGCTCGCCGGCTTGTCCGTGGCCGTCCAGGGACTGGGTTCGGTGGGATGGGAGCTTTGCCGCCGTCTCCATGAAGCGGGCGCCACCCTGACCGTGGCCGATATCGACGCCGGCCGCACGACGCAGGCGCAACAGCAGTTTGGCGCCCGCGTCGTATCGCCGGAAGCCATCACGGCCGTCGACGCCGATGTATTCGCGCCTTGCGCGCTGGGTGCCGTCATCACCCCGGCCGTGGCCGAAAGCTGCCGCTTCCGGGTCGTCGCCGGCGGGGCAAACAATCAACTCGCTTCGCTCGCCGAAGGCGACACCCTGCACCAGCGCGGGATCTTCTATGCGCCCGACTTCCTCATCAATGCCGGCGGCATCGTGAGTTGCGCCCGGGAATACCTCGGCGGTGTCGACGAATCGGCCCTGCGCGACGAAGTGGCAGGCATCCGCGAACGGGTGCTCAGGCTGGCGCAACGCGTGGAGTCGACCGGCCAGGCGCCGGCGCGCGCGGCGGTGACATGGGCGCACGAGGTGTTGTCGCGTGGCATCGGGCCGAACTGA
- a CDS encoding YdeI/OmpD-associated family protein: protein MTEFPLTFISQIEWESWLAQNGGTSTGAWLRLAKKGAEQPTVTYEQALEGALCYGWIDGKKQAESEKYWLQRFTPRSAKSIWSKLNKDRAEALIAAGRMRPPGMTQIERAKKDGRWEAAYASASKSIVPDDLQVALDANPRAKKFFATLDSRNRYAILFRVQNAKKPETRARKIEEFVNMLNRGEAFYP, encoded by the coding sequence ATGACTGAATTCCCTCTAACGTTTATCAGCCAGATCGAATGGGAAAGCTGGTTGGCGCAAAACGGCGGCACTTCGACCGGAGCATGGCTGCGCCTGGCGAAGAAAGGAGCCGAACAGCCAACCGTAACGTACGAACAGGCGTTAGAAGGCGCTCTATGTTATGGCTGGATTGATGGTAAAAAACAGGCCGAGAGCGAGAAATACTGGTTGCAACGCTTCACGCCACGCTCGGCAAAAAGCATCTGGTCAAAGCTAAACAAAGACAGGGCTGAAGCGCTGATCGCCGCAGGGAGGATGCGCCCGCCTGGCATGACGCAGATCGAGAGAGCTAAGAAGGACGGCCGCTGGGAGGCAGCTTACGCGTCAGCAAGTAAGTCGATAGTGCCGGACGACTTACAGGTAGCGTTGGACGCAAATCCGAGAGCCAAGAAGTTCTTTGCAACATTGGATAGCCGCAACCGCTATGCCATCCTGTTTCGCGTACAGAATGCCAAAAAGCCAGAAACCCGGGCGCGCAAAATCGAAGAGTTCGTCAACATGCTGAATCGCGGTGAGGCCTTCTATCCCTAG
- a CDS encoding class-II fumarase/aspartase family protein has translation MRQIFSDGALVQRYIDVEVALAKAEARAGVIPAEAAEAIARESRIERINFDHMREETDIVGYPILPLVHQLVAMCGEAGRYVHWGATTQDIMDTAVALQMRDALDSIDADIRELRAILADLSARHRNTPMACRTHLQQALPVTFGYKTAIWLAMFDRHQQRIAELRPRVAVVEFAGAAGTLASLGGQGDNKGFAVQEALAAELGLGVPATTWHVARDGFAEAVNLLALVTGSLGKIALDIMIMASTEFAEVYEPFVKGRGASSTMPQKRNPISSELMLAASKAVRQHAGLMVDAMVQDFERATGPWHAEWIAIPESFILTSGALHQAKFALGGLIVDEARMQHNLGISRGLIVAEAVMMGMAPYIGRQQAHDVVSPGSSSCFCRWACVASG, from the coding sequence ATGCGCCAGATCTTCTCCGACGGTGCGCTGGTGCAGCGCTATATCGACGTCGAGGTCGCGCTGGCCAAGGCCGAGGCCCGGGCAGGCGTGATCCCGGCGGAGGCGGCCGAGGCCATTGCCCGCGAATCGCGCATCGAGCGCATCAACTTCGACCACATGCGCGAGGAAACCGACATCGTCGGCTACCCGATCCTGCCGCTCGTGCACCAGCTCGTGGCAATGTGCGGGGAGGCCGGACGCTACGTGCACTGGGGCGCCACCACGCAGGACATCATGGACACCGCCGTGGCACTCCAGATGCGCGACGCGCTCGACAGCATCGACGCCGACATCCGCGAGCTGCGCGCCATTCTCGCCGATCTCTCGGCCAGGCACCGCAACACGCCGATGGCCTGCCGCACCCACCTGCAGCAGGCGCTGCCGGTGACGTTCGGCTACAAGACCGCCATCTGGCTGGCCATGTTCGACCGCCACCAGCAGCGTATCGCCGAACTGCGCCCGCGCGTGGCGGTGGTGGAGTTCGCCGGCGCGGCCGGCACGCTGGCGTCGCTGGGCGGACAAGGCGACAACAAGGGCTTCGCGGTGCAAGAGGCGCTGGCTGCCGAGCTGGGCCTGGGCGTGCCCGCCACCACCTGGCACGTGGCGCGCGATGGCTTCGCCGAGGCGGTCAACCTGCTGGCGCTGGTCACCGGCTCGCTGGGCAAGATCGCGCTCGACATCATGATCATGGCCTCGACGGAATTCGCCGAAGTCTACGAGCCCTTCGTCAAGGGCCGCGGCGCGAGCAGCACCATGCCGCAGAAGCGCAACCCGATCTCGAGCGAACTGATGCTCGCAGCCTCGAAGGCGGTGCGCCAGCACGCGGGCCTGATGGTCGACGCGATGGTGCAGGACTTCGAGCGTGCCACCGGTCCCTGGCACGCCGAATGGATCGCCATTCCGGAGAGCTTCATCCTCACCTCGGGCGCGCTGCACCAGGCGAAGTTCGCGCTGGGCGGGCTGATCGTCGACGAAGCCCGCATGCAGCACAACCTCGGCATCTCGCGCGGCCTGATCGTGGCCGAGGCCGTGATGATGGGCATGGCCCCGTACATCGGCCGTCAGCAGGCCCACGATGTGGTGTCGCCAGGGTCCTCATCCTGTTTCTGCCGGTGGGCCTGTGTGGCATCTGGCTGA
- a CDS encoding UTRA domain-containing protein: protein MSARLIESRYGRQIAEIEQDVSASTLADETVAKALRLEPGASVLKIVRRYLDADGQTFEVTATVHPADSFSVSMRLKRSTS, encoded by the coding sequence TTGTCAGCACGACTGATCGAGTCGCGCTACGGGCGGCAGATTGCCGAGATCGAGCAGGACGTAAGCGCGTCGACCCTCGCCGACGAAACCGTGGCGAAGGCGCTGAGGCTCGAACCGGGTGCGTCGGTATTGAAAATCGTCCGGCGCTATCTGGACGCCGACGGGCAGACCTTCGAGGTTACGGCGACGGTGCATCCGGCGGACAGCTTTTCAGTGTCGATGCGATTGAAGCGTTCCACTTCGTAG